One candidate division TA06 bacterium genomic window carries:
- a CDS encoding helix-hairpin-helix domain-containing protein, whose protein sequence is MFGFTPDEKKAVIFLTAAFVAGTAILVYKKSHPGFAPGLKSVIAGLPTPRDSGAAQSLSADTLGSEEVLSNQSQKYFPAQRVNINRASQQALEKLPNIGPAMARRIVDYRAAQGGFKKADELRKVRGIGPKRLSQLIEHVTVGP, encoded by the coding sequence ATGTTTGGATTTACCCCGGACGAAAAAAAGGCCGTGATATTTTTGACGGCCGCTTTTGTGGCCGGCACCGCCATCTTGGTTTATAAAAAAAGCCATCCCGGTTTTGCCCCGGGCTTGAAAAGCGTCATCGCCGGACTGCCGACTCCCCGCGACAGCGGGGCGGCTCAAAGTCTTTCGGCCGACACCCTCGGGTCTGAAGAAGTATTGTCTAATCAGAGCCAAAAATATTTCCCGGCCCAAAGGGTCAACATCAATCGGGCTTCGCAGCAGGCCTTGGAAAAACTGCCTAATATCGGGCCGGCCATGGCCAGGAGGATAGTTGATTACCGGGCCGCCCAAGGCGGATTTAAGAAAGCGGATGAATTGAGGAAAGTAAGGGGCATCGGCCCCAAGCGCCTGAGTCAGCTGATAGAGCATGTGACGGTGGGTCCCTGA